In a single window of the Bactrocera dorsalis isolate Fly_Bdor chromosome 2, ASM2337382v1, whole genome shotgun sequence genome:
- the LOC105231663 gene encoding peptidoglycan-recognition protein LB isoform X3 has protein sequence MPVYFHFITTITTITTDHKCLPFHSYRTHSLHPTPTPYTHVDIEMSEAAAISNHNDTEATGDQILGDTRNWRLITRAEWRARPPTSSTNFTGPAPYVILHHSYQPGVCRTEDACKAAMRSMQNYHMDTHGWPDIGYSFAVGGDGNVYEGRGYEVVGAHAPNYNSRSIGLLLIGNFMVLLFSPLCR, from the exons ATGCCTGTTTATTTTCACTTCATAACCACCATAACCACCATAACCACTGACCACAAATGTTTGCCTTTTCATTCCTACCGCACCCACTCCCTACACCCCACACCCACGCCCTACACACATGTAGACATAGAAATGAGCGAAGCTGCTGCAATATCTAACCACAACGACACAGAGGCAACAGGCGACCAAATATTAGGAGATACGCGTAACTGGCGCTTAATCACGCGCGCCGAATGGCGTGCACGTCCGCCCACATCGAGCACCAATTTCACCGGCCCTGCGCCATATGTTATCCTACATCATTCCTATCAGCCGGGCGTTTGCCGGACTGAGGATGCTTGCAAAGCGGCGATGCGCTCAATGCAGAACTACCATATGGACACGCATGGTTGGCCGGACATTGGCTACAGTTTCGCAGTTGGCGGTGATGGCAATGTGTATGAGGGGCGCGGCTATGAGGTGGTCGGTGCACATGCTCCCAACTACAACAGCCGCAGTATTGGTCTACTCTTGATTGGTAATTTTATGG TGTTGTTGTTTTCCCCCCTTTGCAGATGA
- the LOC105231663 gene encoding peptidoglycan-recognition protein SB1 isoform X2 — MINAAGTVGYTSAALKLILLANLLLFGTMNVFTYIEMSEAAAISNHNDTEATGDQILGDTRNWRLITRAEWRARPPTSSTNFTGPAPYVILHHSYQPGVCRTEDACKAAMRSMQNYHMDTHGWPDIGYSFAVGGDGNVYEGRGYEVVGAHAPNYNSRSIGLLLIGNFMDELPPVPMLQVAQDFIKYSLEGGHLRDDYILYGHRQVRNTECPGDALYALIKEWPHWQEHN; from the exons ATGATAAATGCCGCCGGAACGGTCGGATACACAAGCGCAGCCCTGAAGCTGATATTGTTGGCTAACTTGCTGTTGTTCGGCACCATGAACGTGTTTACTT ACATAGAAATGAGCGAAGCTGCTGCAATATCTAACCACAACGACACAGAGGCAACAGGCGACCAAATATTAGGAGATACGCGTAACTGGCGCTTAATCACGCGCGCCGAATGGCGTGCACGTCCGCCCACATCGAGCACCAATTTCACCGGCCCTGCGCCATATGTTATCCTACATCATTCCTATCAGCCGGGCGTTTGCCGGACTGAGGATGCTTGCAAAGCGGCGATGCGCTCAATGCAGAACTACCATATGGACACGCATGGTTGGCCGGACATTGGCTACAGTTTCGCAGTTGGCGGTGATGGCAATGTGTATGAGGGGCGCGGCTATGAGGTGGTCGGTGCACATGCTCCCAACTACAACAGCCGCAGTATTGGTCTACTCTTGATTGGTAATTTTATGG ATGAGCTGCCACCAGTGCCCATGTTGCAAGTGGCACAGGACTTTATTAAATACTCATTGGAGGGCGGTCATTTGCGTGACGATTACATTTTATACGGTCACCGGCAGGTACGCAACACCGAGTGTCCCGGCGATGCGTTGTATGCGTTGATTAAAGAATGGCCCCACTGGCAGGAGCACAACTGA
- the LOC105231663 gene encoding peptidoglycan-recognition protein SB1 isoform X1, with the protein MPVYFHFITTITTITTDHKCLPFHSYRTHSLHPTPTPYTHVDIEMSEAAAISNHNDTEATGDQILGDTRNWRLITRAEWRARPPTSSTNFTGPAPYVILHHSYQPGVCRTEDACKAAMRSMQNYHMDTHGWPDIGYSFAVGGDGNVYEGRGYEVVGAHAPNYNSRSIGLLLIGNFMDELPPVPMLQVAQDFIKYSLEGGHLRDDYILYGHRQVRNTECPGDALYALIKEWPHWQEHN; encoded by the exons ATGCCTGTTTATTTTCACTTCATAACCACCATAACCACCATAACCACTGACCACAAATGTTTGCCTTTTCATTCCTACCGCACCCACTCCCTACACCCCACACCCACGCCCTACACACATGTAGACATAGAAATGAGCGAAGCTGCTGCAATATCTAACCACAACGACACAGAGGCAACAGGCGACCAAATATTAGGAGATACGCGTAACTGGCGCTTAATCACGCGCGCCGAATGGCGTGCACGTCCGCCCACATCGAGCACCAATTTCACCGGCCCTGCGCCATATGTTATCCTACATCATTCCTATCAGCCGGGCGTTTGCCGGACTGAGGATGCTTGCAAAGCGGCGATGCGCTCAATGCAGAACTACCATATGGACACGCATGGTTGGCCGGACATTGGCTACAGTTTCGCAGTTGGCGGTGATGGCAATGTGTATGAGGGGCGCGGCTATGAGGTGGTCGGTGCACATGCTCCCAACTACAACAGCCGCAGTATTGGTCTACTCTTGATTGGTAATTTTATGG ATGAGCTGCCACCAGTGCCCATGTTGCAAGTGGCACAGGACTTTATTAAATACTCATTGGAGGGCGGTCATTTGCGTGACGATTACATTTTATACGGTCACCGGCAGGTACGCAACACCGAGTGTCCCGGCGATGCGTTGTATGCGTTGATTAAAGAATGGCCCCACTGGCAGGAGCACAACTGA